The following proteins are co-located in the Lacticaseibacillus paracasei subsp. paracasei genome:
- a CDS encoding IS30 family transposase, producing the protein MAIITLIERSQIELMQHHTIQYIAATLGRSRISIRHELHRCPEGDYCAIIAQDHADTCRHRCGRHSILTPKLKRMVTEKLNLGWSPEMVGYAVHCAPHTIYHWIYQRQVDFQPSQLFDHGKRHKRRQDLRSRYNQAVGTSIEIRSESANRRTEKGHLEMDTVRGGRGSKAAVLTIVDRVTRLMATTKLENLSQNAVLKGFARLMVDFPGPVRSVTVDHGKEFSCDQALTKRYRIPVYFCHAYHPNERGTNERFNRELRYYFPKGTQFDQVSETDIQQATALINNKPRKCLRWQTPVQAVSKPLSRW; encoded by the coding sequence ATGGCCATTATAACCTTAATTGAACGATCTCAGATAGAACTGATGCAACACCACACGATTCAATACATCGCCGCGACCTTAGGCCGCTCTCGTATTTCTATTAGGCATGAGCTTCACCGTTGCCCTGAAGGTGATTACTGCGCCATTATAGCTCAGGATCATGCCGATACTTGTCGGCATCGTTGTGGTCGGCACTCGATTTTAACGCCTAAGTTGAAGCGGATGGTAACTGAGAAGCTAAACCTAGGTTGGTCCCCTGAAATGGTCGGTTATGCCGTTCACTGTGCGCCACACACGATTTACCACTGGATTTATCAAAGACAAGTCGATTTTCAGCCAAGCCAACTCTTTGATCACGGTAAACGTCATAAAAGAAGACAAGACCTTCGGTCGCGCTATAACCAAGCAGTAGGCACCTCAATTGAGATTCGCAGTGAGTCAGCTAATCGGCGAACCGAAAAAGGACATTTAGAGATGGATACAGTTCGCGGTGGTCGCGGGTCAAAGGCTGCTGTTTTGACCATTGTCGATCGGGTGACACGTTTAATGGCGACAACTAAGCTTGAAAACTTATCACAAAATGCTGTTCTCAAGGGATTTGCAAGACTGATGGTGGACTTTCCGGGTCCGGTTCGATCAGTGACGGTTGATCACGGTAAAGAGTTTTCCTGCGATCAGGCGCTTACAAAGCGCTATCGGATACCGGTTTACTTTTGCCACGCCTATCACCCGAATGAACGGGGCACAAATGAACGGTTCAATCGAGAACTTCGCTACTATTTCCCGAAGGGAACACAGTTTGATCAGGTTTCAGAGACCGATATTCAACAAGCCACAGCGCTTATCAATAACAAACCTAGAAAATGTCTCCGTTGGCAAACCCCAGTTCAAGCAGTGAGCAAGCCTCTTTCTAGGTGGTAA
- the cls gene encoding cardiolipin synthase: MSLITWLILIILVLNTFGAIFTVLREVRDISTTWAWLLVLIFLPIVGFGFYLFAGRGLSTKKLQRIQHEYESGVKAFVSLQKHENARNKLLPPTDYTPAAKALTAFFLNTAQAPVLAHNQVQLYTDGEKKFAALFRDIEAAKDYIYVEYYTIYNDELGNQFQQLLIKKAKEGVVVKVLYDAWGSMGATAKWWRRLTDVGGQAESYFSSKHPITDFRLNYRDHRKIVVIDDHVGYIGGFNVGDQYVSRKPKFGYWRDTHLRIIGNTIYALKIRFTMDWNATVSKKDEIAYSVEQDSADSVTADSLTAGATPIQIVASGPDRPTQQIKLGYTKLITSATKSVWIQSPYLVPDDTVIDALVSAAMSGIDVRIMIPDMPDHPFIFRATQYYANYLTRAGVKIYHYEHGFMHAKTVVVDNAIASVGSANFDIRSFKLNFEINAFIYDRKVASSLGQIFEADMARSYLLTPELIAKQSSWLRFKQDFSRLLSPIL, translated from the coding sequence ATGTCGCTGATTACCTGGCTTATTCTTATTATTTTGGTTTTAAACACCTTCGGGGCAATCTTCACGGTTCTACGCGAGGTCCGAGATATCTCAACGACTTGGGCGTGGTTGCTAGTGCTTATTTTTTTACCGATCGTCGGGTTTGGTTTTTATTTATTTGCTGGCCGCGGCTTATCAACGAAAAAATTGCAACGGATTCAACACGAATATGAGTCTGGCGTAAAAGCATTTGTCTCACTACAAAAGCACGAAAACGCCCGGAATAAGTTATTGCCACCGACTGATTACACGCCAGCGGCCAAGGCTTTAACCGCCTTTTTTCTGAATACCGCGCAAGCACCGGTCCTTGCCCATAACCAAGTGCAACTTTACACGGATGGCGAGAAAAAGTTTGCGGCGTTATTCCGCGATATTGAGGCCGCTAAAGATTATATCTATGTTGAGTACTACACCATTTACAATGATGAATTAGGCAATCAATTCCAGCAACTGCTGATCAAGAAAGCTAAGGAAGGCGTTGTTGTAAAGGTCCTATATGACGCTTGGGGTTCCATGGGCGCTACAGCAAAGTGGTGGCGCCGGCTGACCGACGTTGGCGGGCAAGCCGAAAGTTACTTTAGTTCCAAGCATCCCATCACTGACTTTCGTTTGAACTATCGTGATCATCGCAAGATCGTTGTCATTGACGACCACGTCGGGTATATCGGCGGGTTTAATGTTGGTGACCAATACGTCTCCCGCAAACCTAAGTTCGGTTATTGGCGCGACACACATTTGCGCATTATCGGCAATACGATTTACGCTTTAAAAATTCGCTTCACCATGGATTGGAATGCAACAGTCAGCAAAAAAGACGAAATTGCTTATAGTGTTGAACAAGATAGTGCCGATAGTGTCACTGCCGACAGTTTGACAGCCGGTGCAACGCCTATCCAGATCGTTGCTTCCGGACCTGACCGCCCAACGCAACAAATTAAGTTGGGATACACCAAGTTAATCACCAGTGCCACCAAATCTGTTTGGATTCAAAGTCCTTATTTGGTGCCAGATGATACTGTGATCGACGCTTTAGTATCCGCTGCCATGTCAGGGATTGATGTTCGCATCATGATTCCTGACATGCCTGATCACCCGTTCATTTTCCGCGCGACACAATACTATGCGAATTATCTGACTCGCGCTGGCGTGAAAATCTACCATTACGAACACGGCTTTATGCATGCGAAAACGGTGGTTGTCGACAATGCCATCGCCAGCGTTGGCTCGGCAAATTTCGATATCCGTAGTTTTAAGCTGAATTTTGAAATTAATGCGTTTATTTATGATCGTAAAGTGGCCAGTAGCTTGGGCCAGATTTTCGAG